CATTATGAAATCAAGACCAGCTTCAATGAAGCGGCGATGCGTTTTTGCGTGATGCTCAAGAACCCGTATGCTGATCAGCAGTTCACCGACACATTTGTGAGGCAGAATGAGACACCGCTACGCGACGCGCTGTTGGAGCGAACGCTCGCCGGCGGCTTCGAGGGGCTGCGCTTCCTGCGGGCGCGCCAAGTAGCTCTAATAGATCTGGAACGCCAGCTTGGTGAACGCCAGCGCAAGGTCGTGGCAACACCGAAGCAAGAAGATAATTCGATCAAAGTCAAAGGGGTTGCGCCGGAGGAACGTGCCGCTGATGATTACCTGAAACGGCTGGCTGCCGCCAGTTGGAATATTCTGGAGGATCCGTCAAGGGAGACTGGAATCAAAAATGTACTCGCTAATCTCATTGGTCAACAGCCGGGCGTCTCACCGGGAACCCCAAACGCAACTGAACTCGACGCGGCGAAGCGATGGCTTGCGGATCAGCTCTTTCGCAGAACTTTCTCCCAGCTCGCGCTCACGCTTGAGGCCTTGGGCAAAGCGAAAGATTCGAATCCATCGATTCGGGATTGGGGTAATCGACTGTCTTCGATCATGCCCTCGGCAACCGCTTTACCACGGCCATTCCAGCCGAACAGTGAGCCGGACGATGTCATATTTATTTATCTCGCTAAGGCGGTAATGACGCATACCAGCAGTCCCACTACTGCGGGCACTTGGTTTCTCGAATGCAAACGGGTTGGTTTGTTCAGCCCCGAAGACGCAGGGTTAGGAAAGTTGATCCAGGATTTTGATAAAGTTTACCGCGCCTTTTTGAAATCGGAGGAAGCAGGTATTACCCCGGTAGTGATTGGAGGCGCCCTGGCGGTCAACGCCAACCAACAACAGGACGAATGGAACGTCGCTGATCGACTGCAAACCGACTTCCCTCTGCGCGATTATGCCTATGCGGTCGAGCGTTCAGAAGCGCTGTTGGTTCATCTACAAGCGAACCACAACCACTACGCCTTCGCCTTGTTCCGCGCTCAGCCGCCGCAAGCACAATTGACCTATATCGAAGATACGCTGGTAGCGCTGGAGGGTTATTTCAGTCCGGGCTTCTTCACGCCGCGTGTGGTGAGCCAGATTGGTAAATTCATGCTGGTACCGCTGAATGACACGTTTATCCCCAAAGCACAAGACTTGCTGAAAATCTTGAAAGCGCGAACCAACATCGTGGATGAGGTTGAAGATGTCCTGCTCCCCAGTCCGGGGATGACGATTGAAGCGCGGTTAGGGAACTGCGACACCTGCGAGGACTTCATTGACGAGACGCGCCAGCTTGACCTCGCACTGCGCAGGGAACAGGTACGGCAGGCGAAGCTGGAAGCGGATCGTATGGATGCACGTTTGAAAGCCGAAATACTGGATGAGCCTTCCACACGGGTTCCGAGCATTCAGGTTGAGCTGAAGCAACCCGACAAGCCAGTGACGCCAAGCTAGGAACCCGCAACGAAGGGAGTGGAATAAGATCATGCCAGACTACCCGGCTGACGATGGGGAAGTGCTGCAATCGCTGCCGCCTCTTCGCGCATTGAGATTAGCCTCATTTGGGCCAAAAGACGTTGACCTACAGGAGCCGGTCGAAAACAATGCTGCATCGAAGCAGGTATCGGTGCAGGAGACATTCGTTGACAATGTAAGGGACGCTATATTATCTCCGCAGATGACCTTCCGTGACGATGCACATAATCAGGCGTTGGCAATGCTGCAACAAGCGCCACCGGAACCGCCATCGCTCGTGCTTGCGTTCACAATAGAAATTGGCGAAGATCCTCTTGAGTTACAGTTAGACGATGAGATCACCTTCGACCAGTTGCGCGATGTATATCTTGTGGCGGGCTGGGAAGGAGTGGAAGCCGCCGCAACGGAGCTGAGCAATCGGCTTCACATTGCCCTGTTAGCGTTTCAGCAATCCCAGAAAACACGCCCAATTGGTTATAGTACAGGTGAAGTCGGGGGTATGTCGCTCAGCTCAGAGCTGGTGTTCGATAGGGACGCGCAATTTGCATGGGAACGCTGGCAGAATGGTCAGAGGATCTTTAATGATGCCTGCGATGTCTTGCTCCTGACGATCCGCGAAACACTAATCCACATCGAACGAGCGGCGAATGCGCTCGCCGAAATTTATTTTATCCGCGCTCTCGGCGTGGTAACGACCTTGTGGAATGATTATAAGATCACAACAATCGACGTGACAGCATATGGCGAGGCCGGAAATGAAATCACGGCTCAGTCCGAAATGCCGCGAAACGTTGAGAGAATGGAAGGGCTGCGTAAGGTCGTTCAAGAACTGGTCACGCTCACTTATGATATCGTGCAATGGGAGATCCGCCAGCGAGGGTTAGCTCAACAAAAGTTCCCTACAAGTGGCGCGGAGGGTGGCCCTGGGTCGGATAAAACCCCATCTAAAGCAACAATTGAGTGTCTTGAGCAAAAGATCAACAAGATCGACGTGATACTCACGGCAAAAAAGCAAAGGTTCGAGAAAAGGCTTGCCAGTGCGCGGAAAACTCATCCACTGGCTTTGGCTTTATTTCCCAAGTTTCGCAAGACCGTTGACAACGGAAAATTGGCTAGAGAAGTCGTCGATACGTTGCGGGCAATCATTCAGACTGCGGAGAGTTTTACAAGGACAAACTCGGTAGAGAAATTGTTCCCTGAGGAGAGCTTTGACACAAGCGTATACCGTGGGAAAGGGTTGGAGGCAGAACTTGCGTCGGCGGTCTTGAAGGATAGTGGCGAAAAAGATCCGCTGGCTTACCCGCCCATCCTGCTTGATCTGCTGGAAGCCCCCAATTTCGAGTTGGATTTACTGGATCAGGCGGTGATTGCATATTATATGCGGACATTTTACCGATGCATCGAGGAGAAGAACAAACTACTCAAAGAGCGTAAAGCTGAAGAAAAGGAGTTCACGAAATTCTCAAGTGGTTTCTCCCTAATCAGTTTTGTCATACCGCCTCTGCGGGTGATTGCCTTCGCTCTCGAGGCAGCCAACGCGCTTTATTCGGGGTATCAAGCCATGGCTTCGATAAGGATGCGATATAGGGAATATGCTGAAGAATTCGATCAAGCGGTCATGGCGTTGGGGAAGAATGAGTACACATCGGCGCTCTACGATTTAGGGGAGGTGATGACAACGGAACCCAGCGTTACGGAGATCGTACTGCGCCTGCTACAAGAGGGCGTCTCTCTCGTGGGCGCGGCGAGCGTCATCCGCAGCCTGCCGCGTGGTGAGATGGGATATTTGGATCTGTTATCCGACACATACACGTTACTGTCACAATGAAGGCTGGGAGTGGAGAATGATGGGTAAGGCTGTACTTCCATGGGGTAAGCCACAATGGACTCTGGCGCGGCTAGAGCGTCGTGTTGGGAAATTGCTAGCGAAGAATGATGTTCCCGATCAATACAAGAATCTGCTCATCACAGTCATCGTGTCACGTGCGCGGCGTACTGATCATAGAATGGCGCAAATCTTTCAGAAAGGCTTTTTCAGAAAACGCGGGCTAGGGCGGCGCGCGGCGGCAATCCCCCGTTACACGACGGGTCGCGTGCTTGATAAAAGCGAGCGCCTGCTTGCCGAGGCGCAAGTAGAAGCGCTGTTCAAGAAGCCAATGAAATCGGGGCAACTATTCAAGGATCTGAGCGAGAAGTGCGGATTTAAATCTCCCGAGGAATTTTACCCCCTGTTCAGGCGTATTTTCTTCTTCAAGAAAACAGCGAAATGGGGGAAAAGCCGCCAAGGGCAAATCAATGCTTTGGCGGGAGAATTGTTTGAATATCTCGTCCGCAACCACCCCGCATTTAAGAAACTCCAGCAAGAGGCTGAAGAGATTGCCAAAGCATATAAGTTGCATCATCCGAATAGCAATTTTGGCCCTCCAGTCTTGATCACTGGCAAGATAAAAGATAATGAAGGTGGGCTCCTGACGGATGGCTTGATAGTGGCCTTTGATGATAAACACAATGTTCTCATCCTCGCGATTATTGAGATGAAAAAGCTGAAGGTGGCGGTGAAGTTGGCGGCACAGCTCGAAAAAGACATCAAGAGATTGCTAGCACTGGGTATTCATCTGCCTATCGGTGGCAAAATCATGCCGAACCAAATTAGGCTGCCTCTGCCCGTGGGCGGCGTAAGCGTCAGTGGGCAAGTGCGATTGGCGAGTTTCGCCGAAGGATCGTTCGGTAAGGCAAAAGTGGAGGATTTGCAGAAATTAAAGGGGCTAAACGCAACGTATGAGGAAATTGACATGGAAGCTCTGCGAGAGTTTTCGGGAGCACTACTTGATATTTCGGACAATGTAAGGAACGTCTCGAAAAATCTGCCGCCCGTGTCTACAATCCAACCATAAATTGCACCTGACCCCCTAGCGCGTCTCGTGATATACTGCCGAGCATCTCAAAAGATTGGTTTTCACGAGATGCCTCAGCGCCCCACTTCCAAGCCTGAATCAGCCCAATCCGCTGCCTGCCCGCACTGCAGCGCTTCCGCCGACCAACCCGCTGTTCTGCATCGATTGCGGCGGCCCGCTCACCGCCACACTGGTAACACATGCGCCGGATCACTGTCTTCTGCGGAAGCATCCGAGGTGGCTACACACGCCCAGCGCGTCGTCGGGGCCGCAACTGACAGCGACCCCGACTCCACAACCGTCGCAAGGTTCGGTGATCGACTCAAGCAGGTTGCCGAAAATCTTCGCGCCGTTGCGCCGAAGGTCATTGAGATTGCCGCCATGATCGGTGAGGCGCGCACAGGCTGTGCTTGACTTTGCTGTTTTTGACCGCGTGCGGGCCTAGCGACCCTGAGCCTACCTCTGTGCCAATACCTCCACCCACTGCTGCGTCAGTTGCCACCTCTTCTCCCAATACGAACCGGCCACCAATAGCAAATACCTCGAGCATCAAAGTCGACCAAGATACATCTGCATTTCTCAATCTCCGTAGCTTGGCGTCCGACCCTGACGGTGTCCACTGACGTTCGCCGTTCAAACCCGGCCCAATCAGGGCGACGCTACGATTATCACGAGCACCCTGACCTTCACACCTATGCCCGGTTATTTTGGGACGGATAGCTTTATCTACCGGGTAAGCGACGGAAGAGGCGGGAGTACCCAAGCGACGATTAATGTGACCGTAGCCTCACTAGCTCCGCCAATCGATACGATGGCCGTCACCGACCTTGCCAGCGCCACAGCGTTTCTCTACACTGGCGACCACCCCCTCCAGACCGGCGTGATTTCAGGCACCATCGAGGCCCGACTAGTAGCGGTGCTCCGAGGCAAAGTATTGTCCGGCAGTGGCTCTCCATTGTCCGGAGTTACCATCACAGTCCTTAATCATCCTGAGTTCGGTCAAACGCTGAGCCGCCCGAATGGTATGTTCGACATCGCGGTGAACGGCGGCGAGTTGCTCACCTTGAATTACGAAAAAGAGACATATTTGCCTATCCAGCGCCAGTTCAGTGCGCCTTGGCCGGATTATGCCTGGCTGGGCACTATACCAGAAACGACGCGTCTCCAGGACATCGCTCCTAGCGTGTGCCAATCCTGCTGACTCACGAGGGTATGGTCAGTATAATTAGGTATGAAATTTATGAATCGATTCATAAATTTCATACCAACTGTGTTCTCAAAAAACCTTTACAATTATCACTAAGTTTATGCTACCTAGTGCAGATTCATCGGCAGCCCAAGTAGCCACAAATTTCACCCCAACTTACACTATCAGCGATAGTACGTATGTTCTGTTCTATTCACTTCACCCCTGGGCTGCTTCCCCATGCGCCACCTCCTCTTTCCCTTGCGCTACAGTGAGTCTACAACGAACATCCGTTCTGTTCAAGAGGGGCGGATGGGGATTGTGGTGGGGATCGTGTGGGTAGCGGATGGGGAGGGTATGCGCGTAAGGTCCGATTGCTAGCGTGGGCCGACATACGGCAGATAGTGATCGCCGAGCATCTTGGCCACCAGCTCGCCACGGCTGCGCACCCCGACTTTCATAAAGATGGCTTTGAGATGATCCTGCACCGTGTGGCTAGAAACATGGAGTGTTTGCGCCATTTCAATCGATGACAGCCCCTGCAATACGAGTTGCACAACCTCGCGTTCACGAACTGTGAAGACATATGCCTGCATCAGCAGCTGGATAATCTCCGATGCCGGCGCCATCTCCAAGATGATCGCCGTCTGAATCATGCGCTGATCAGGCCTACTCAGGTATGAGCCATGTATGATGAGCCAACGTCCCGCACGGGTCTGGACGCGCAGGTGCGCCTGGAGCGGAGGAGATTCGCCCCGCTGCGCAATCAGACGAGCGCGCATCGCCACCTCGTGGATGGGCGCCGGCAGCCAGCCGTCGTCCCACCGGCGCCGCGATTCACACAACTCATCGAGCCATGCATGCGCGGCGCCATTGATCGCCTGCACCACCCCATCGGCACCAAGCACAATCAAGCCTGGCCCTTGCTGATCGACCACAACGGGTGAGCGATCCTGCCGCACTGCCAGGCGAAAGCCCTCGGCCAGCGGCGCCGATAGCTGCGCCAGAAACTGCCCCTCGGTACGCGAAAAATCGGGCGAATCGGGCCGGCGGAACAGCGTCACCCCGCCCCAGCAAGCCCGGTGAGACACAAAGGCCGCCCGTAACTCGTGCGTTGCGCCGACCGTCGGCATCACTGAACGGTACCGGTGACTATGCTGCAGGTCGCCATGCATGCCCTGGCTGAGGATGCCGTAGCGTTGGGCAGACCGTGCGAGCTGGCTGAATTTATAGACGTCCTCTACCAGGTATTCATTCTCGGCTGCGAGGCTGAAGGCGTGGTCGGGAATCCCCTCGGAGACCTCGCTGGTGATCAGGAGCGTGCCAGGGTCGATCGTTCCCATACAGCAGGCATCAAAGGCGATCACACGGCGAAGCTCGCCAATCACCGCCTGCCGCAGTGCAACGGAGTCGAGCCCACTTCGGCAGAGCTCGACAATGGAACGGTGAGCCTCAGTTGTTGCCGCGTGTTGCTCGATGGGCATCGTCTCCCTCCAGCTGTTCGCTCGCCGTATTTTAGCAGAATCCGGCGCGCAAAAATATCCCTCGTTTCTGGGATAGAAATACAGAGTGCTGCGGAGTTACACTCTCCTCGATAGATCTCTGTTGCACAGCGAGGGAGAGCATCCGATGACAGATACCACGATGACACAGGGCTACACGCTGGATGCCGGCATGGGCGAGGCGCTCTGGGCGATGGGCGAGCGGCTCGTGCTCAAGGCCACTGGGGTACTCACCGGCGGTGCATTCACGATCTTTGAAGATCTGGTCGCCGCCGGCGGCGAGCCGCCGCCGCACTTCCATGAGCGTGAGGATGAAGCATACTACATTCTGGAAGGCGCGCTGGAGGTGACGATCGGCGGGCAGACCTACCAGGCCGGGCCGGGCGCCTTCGTCTTTCTGCCGCGGCTCGTTCCGCACCATTGGCGGGTGACCAGCGCTGAGCCTGTGCGGATGCTGGTCTTCTTCACGCCGCCCGGCGTAGAAGGCTTCTTCCAGGCCCTCAGCCGCCCTGCCGAGGCGCCGACGCCCCCGCCGCCTGATGTCCCTGATCTGCCGAAGATCATCCAGACTGCCGGCGAGTATGGGATCCGTCTGGCCGGGCCGCCCCCATCCGCCTGACGCGCACGAAAGGATCGACACCATGAGCATACCCAAGATCATCACGGTGATCGGGGCAACCGGTCAGCAGGGCGGCGGGCTGGTGCGCGCCATTCTGCGCGACCCGGAGCGCCGCTTCGCGGTTCGTGCGGTGACCCGTGATCCGCACTCGGAACGCGCCCGTGCACTGGCACGGATCGGGGCCGAGCTCGTCGCCGCCGACCTCGATAACCCCGCGAGCCTGGAGCGGGCCTTCGACGGCGCCTATGGCGCGTTCTGTGTGACCTTCTTCTGGGCGCACTTCTCCCCCGAACGCGAGATCGCCCAAGCGCACACCATGGCGTCCGCTGCCCGCCGCGCCGGGCTCCAGCACGTGATCTGGTCGACCCTTGAAGATAGTCGCCAGTGGGCTGCACTGGACGACCCGCGCATCCCAACCCTGATGGGCGCCTACAAAGTGCCGCATATGGACGCGAAAGCCG
The sequence above is drawn from the Candidatus Kouleothrix ribensis genome and encodes:
- a CDS encoding cadherin-like domain-containing protein, with amino-acid sequence MTFAVQTRPNQGDATIITSTLTFTPMPGYFGTDSFIYRVSDGRGGSTQATINVTVASLAPPIDTMAVTDLASATAFLYTGDHPLQTGVISGTIEARLVAVLRGKVLSGSGSPLSGVTITVLNHPEFGQTLSRPNGMFDIAVNGGELLTLNYEKETYLPIQRQFSAPWPDYAWLGTIPETTRLQDIAPSVCQSC
- a CDS encoding helix-turn-helix transcriptional regulator, coding for MPIEQHAATTEAHRSIVELCRSGLDSVALRQAVIGELRRVIAFDACCMGTIDPGTLLITSEVSEGIPDHAFSLAAENEYLVEDVYKFSQLARSAQRYGILSQGMHGDLQHSHRYRSVMPTVGATHELRAAFVSHRACWGGVTLFRRPDSPDFSRTEGQFLAQLSAPLAEGFRLAVRQDRSPVVVDQQGPGLIVLGADGVVQAINGAAHAWLDELCESRRRWDDGWLPAPIHEVAMRARLIAQRGESPPLQAHLRVQTRAGRWLIIHGSYLSRPDQRMIQTAIILEMAPASEIIQLLMQAYVFTVREREVVQLVLQGLSSIEMAQTLHVSSHTVQDHLKAIFMKVGVRSRGELVAKMLGDHYLPYVGPR
- a CDS encoding cupin domain-containing protein, which codes for MTDTTMTQGYTLDAGMGEALWAMGERLVLKATGVLTGGAFTIFEDLVAAGGEPPPHFHEREDEAYYILEGALEVTIGGQTYQAGPGAFVFLPRLVPHHWRVTSAEPVRMLVFFTPPGVEGFFQALSRPAEAPTPPPPDVPDLPKIIQTAGEYGIRLAGPPPSA